The nucleotide window GCGGTGCCCATCCTCTTATGATAAGCCCCCTTCCAGCCACACGATCTTCAAACCCTGATGGGATCGTGCTATATCCTTCTCCCACGTGTTCTTTACTGGGCTGCTTCACACACCATATAAAATGGACTCCACTCTTCTCCAATCCTGATGCTACCGCCTCCATTTGATCTTTTGTCAGAAGAACTTGAGTTCCATAGCAGACATAAACAACCTTATGATCTTCACACGTGTCAAGCCACTTCTTTAAATCATGCATCGAAACAGTACTGGACCCACCTCTCTCAGGTGGGGTCATATCTATCGTTTTTTCAGGGAGTATCGGTCCAACAGCCCACACACGATCATGGCCCAATTGCTTTCTTAAATGCTCGAAATAAATCCCTTCTAGCAAATTGAACGAGTTAACGATGAGTCCCCAGCTCGCGATGTTAGCTTGCATCCCTTCTTTGGTGAATTCCGAAACTGGATCTCCCTCCACGTAGCTACGATAAATCGTAGAGATCTGCCACCATGGGTAGTTTGGACAACTTGGAATCTTGGAAAACGAAAACAATTCGTTTTGGTCTTTTGGGGCGTTGGGCATTTCTTGCCAAAGTGAATACATTTTGGCTAACGCCATGGCTCCTGAGGGAGAGAACACGAAACGGCGAACGCCGAGCTGACAAGCTAGGCGGTGGGTCCACCCTAAGAACATATCAGAGATTATTGCTACAGGTGGAGATGGGTGGGATCTGAACCAACTGAGCAAAGGCTGGTAGAGTTCACCAAGGGCATGTATCATGGATGTTGGACGAATATTTGGGGGCAAGTCCTTGAGATTTTCGATGCCAAAAGGGATTGAGGGGTAATTAGGGAAAGGAAGGACTAGGGTATTGATTGTTGAATTTTTGGAGAGGAGAGGGTTCAAGATAGGTAGGTTTTTTGGGGTCACCAAGATGGTTATGGTTAGGCCACGGATGGCTAGATGGTGGGCTAGGTCTAGGAGAGGGATCAGGTGGCCTTGAgctggaaaaggaaagagtaaGACATGTGCGCCAGAGCTCATGGTGAATTGATTTTTTGGAGCTTGGGAAGacaagtaattatttaaaactgAGAAATCTAATGAAACGAAGAGGCCTAGTATATGCTACTGGTTCATAGTTGAGGATACCGTATGGATGAGAATTAAGGTGAAAGTTTTGGGAGGATGTGCACAGACAGTTGAAGAGAGAGGAAAGAAGCTTCCAGGAAGGTcggagaagaaagagaaaaccaGGTGAGATATGGTGGTGGGAGTCCGCATAGCTTTTTAAGATACATATAtgaaattttagtttgaatatatcaacttgaaatattattatatattttaaaaggtgAGGGAAAACAtatgaatatattatttacGTAGATATATGGTACtgtaaatcatattaaaaagattatagAGTGTTTGTAATGTAAATGATACTGTATAAATAATATTGTACTGTAGTGTTATAAGGATATTATCTTtgctgttttttaattaaaatttactattagaagtgtttttttatctattttatgtAGTAAAAGTTGTTGGGTCGGTTTgataaccaaatttaatattattggaTTTGACTTGGAAGTTAGACCTAAATTGGCTTCAAAAGGTGTCGAGTTTGGCTCAAAGCCGGACTCAAGGCTATTATATCCAACTTTCAGCAAGATCTATTGATCTTGTGTCTGCTGGGCAGCTAGACCCAATGCTATTAGGTATAGCTGGGCAaccatatattttcaattttattttttttgactctttagattttttttcttttctcttatttaatttttttatatatgataaagaagaaataaattgatgggacttttttatattatataaaagttgggtgatgataatttgttttcatttgaagttgacttgaattttcttattaaaacatgtttgtttttgcatttcaaaaatattttaaaataattttttttatttttttctttaattcaaattaatattttatttatatttgtatattattttgatatgatgatataaaaagtcaatgttaaaaataaaaaatattatctcaatatattaaaaaaatattttaataaataattattacctaataatataataacaagcATATTTGTCTGCACTTCagttaataacaataatttgtttttcaaatgtaaaaatatttgagttGTGTTAAAAGTAAGAAATGTATTTGCACCATcaccattttaaaataaaattattttatataatagcACCATGAATAGCGCATAGCAGAACAACGCTCAATATACCGACAACtaatttctttccctttaatttttttaccttttaagagatttctaattttattttttttcctctttatttttttattgaattttttttcatactgtaaagaggaaataaattaatgaattttttatattgtaaaaaaattaggtgatgataatgttttttcatttcaggttgggttgaatttttcaattaaagaatgtttgtttttgcatttcacaaattcttttaaaacattttgaatttttttatttcaaattaatattttttgattttttttattatttggatatgatgatataaaaaataaattttaaaaaataaaaaaatattatctcaatataaccaaatactatTCTGTTTGGTTGGACACCAgatattttcagttttattttttttgcttttttagattttttttcttttttcttattgatttttttttcgtacgataatgaagaaataaattgatgagattttttttatattgtacaaaagttgggtgatgataattgttttttctatttgaggttgggttgaatttccatattaaagcatgtttgtttttgcctttccaaaatgttttaaaaaaattgaaatttttattttatttttttctttacttcaaattaatattattttatgttttagtattattttttaaatattttttaaaaacaaatatatttgagaTTGGGTCTAGTTGCGCAGCTAGACACAAGGCGATTGGGTCTGACTCCGCAACCAGACACAAGGATTGAGTGTGGCTCCGTAGCTAGAACCAAGGATTGGGTGTGCTACGAGTCTGGCTGCGCAGCCGCAGCCATACCCAAGGAGATTGGGTTTGGCCCGACAGgctttttcttttaagatatttctaattttattttttatccttttctaaaaacatttctcttatttaattttttttatgcagtaaaaataaataaattgatgagatttttttaatattgtacaAAATTTaggtaatgataattttttttatttgaggttgggttgaatttcctTATCAaagcatgtttatttttgcgtttcaaaaatgctttcaaaaaatatgaatttttttattttttctttaattcaaattaatatttttttatatttttgttttattttttaaaatattttttaaaagatatatattgagATTAGGTCTGGCTCTGCAGCCAGACCTAAGAATTGGATGTGGATGCACAACCAGACCCAAGACGATTTGGTATGGCTCTGGAacatttttccttttaagatatttctaattttattttttttctcttcaatttcttttcttttctcctatttaatttttttttcatacggtAAAGACGAATTAAATTGATGagacttttttatattgtataaaagttgggtgaagatattttgtttttttcatttgaggttgggttgaattttcttatcaaagcatgtttgtttttgcgtttcaaaaatgctttcaaaatattttgaattttttttatgtttttctttaattcaaattaaaatgttttgttatttttgtattattttgatgtgataatataaaaaaattaaaaattaaaatatatgatctcaataatatattttttataaaattttttttaaaaaataacaattgcataataatataataactagcATATTTGCTCGCGCTCTGCAGCGagtcaataacaatttttttttcaaatgtaaaaatgcttgagtttggttaaaaatacaGTGTGTATTTGCACAATTAccatattcaaataaaatattttttacaatagcACATTGAATAGTGCATAACAAAGCAATGTCTAACACACCGACAACtaatttctttccctttaattttttttccttttaatatattttcagttttattttttcctctttaattttttttcttctctcttattgatttttttttcatgctgtaaaaataaaataaattgatgtgacttttttatattatacaaaagttaggtgatgataattttttgtcattttaggtctttattgaattttcttattaaacatgtttgttttGGCATTTCAAAAATGCTTCTAAAAACTTTTGACATCAACCAGACCCAAGGTGTTTGGGTCTGGCTCTGCAGTCAGAACCAAGGCAATGGGGTCTAGACAGACCCAATACTATCAGGTCTGGTCAGCCGCAAGACCCAAAGCTATTGGGTCTTGTTCAACTGCCTGATCCAATGCACTTAAAATCACGCttcatatttgttttacatttgaaataaaaattgttattgaccCGCTATGGAGCGCGAGCCAATTAATACTAGTCAATTTAATTACAttcttaatatgttttttaacattaaaaaattaattgtaaattaaaaaataaacacgatactctataaaataaattaagaataatatatttttatatattaataacattttcatattagaaacattatttttaaaataaaaaaattagcatgatatgaaaatgaaattttaattaaaaaaaattaaaaatcatgtcTTGTTATTTtgtatgcaataaaaaaaagaaaaagagagaatgatTACCTTGCAAGTCAAGCATGcatgtgactttttttttcgtATGACCATATTTTGTCccctattttatttataagaaaaactaaatagaTGATGCATTGTGTGGCTATAAAACTCTaaccatttaaaatatttggaaaGTATAAGACTCTaaccatttaaaatatttggaaaGTATAAGACTCTaaccatttaaaatatttggaaagtcagattttgacaaaaaaaacttatttacaacCATTCTTTTACTTGGAATAACCTACAAAATATCCTAAAATTCTcagtaaatttatttatagtcTTAAATCAGCTTGTAAacaatcaaaaattaaaaaactaaacccaaataaaaaaaaagtgagctTTAATCTACCTTTTTTCCTgctaattaaatgattaaatataCCTCAGTAACATTTCTCTAGTCAAATCAAACCCAATTATATCAAGATTTGCACCTTTGTTTTTCCTAAAATGTAGCTAAGTGACATATTTCTctcatttctttcaaatttaggGATTggaatattattaaaataaagtgttttgaccaaaaattaaaattttaaaactaaaaagataaaaataaataaaaataaatcaatgaaaaatatgtagaataaaacatattttttcttgagaatttgAGATTGACCACataatttttactattttttaatctggTCCTTTCTCTTTTAATGATGTCCTTATGCAACAAATCCaaattatatctaattaaattagcTTATAATCAAGCTTTGAAATGCGTAAAAACCTTAAATTCTCAACAACATGGAAAAAGTCTCCATCAACTCACAAAATACtataatgatgaaaataataaaaaatactactaaaattcaaattaaattgtgaGATAGTCCATATTATCACGGGTTATAGCATAACTACAGcatgatttgtttgttttttttttgtaatttatttaattattggaCTCTAAAGGCGTGTTTATCATGGTTGATAAgatttaggttttttctttatataaaacaattttaagttATCTAGCCAAATATTTTCTCACTTGCTCCAAATTAATTAGgagataagaaattaattttattggctGAACTTTACTAGAAAGTTTCATGATGCTTAGTTGtaactattaaatatttataatatataagtaAAATAGATACAAAGAGAATAGAAAATATAACATTTGAGTTTGTCAAAAGTGATAAAGAATTCTCtcacaaaaattattatattaattttgtcatgtatttctttttttgtctatctctcttatattataaatatctaatGGTTACAActtaagcaaaataaaatttccctTACTTCACCAtctagaaaacaacaaaaaaaattaacaaattcaaaaaaatgaaGGTTCTTTTTTTAGAATGAGCAAACTTCTCCAAAGATGAACAGTTTTCATGACCactaatttatgaaaaattttctttcaaagcATGGTTTcgataatcaaaataattataataacaacaTTTCTTTTATTAGAGTTTGAAAATTAATGTGTATAGTTTTTCGTGCAATATTCTATGTTCATTAAATCCTCATCTTATAAAAAAAcgttataaaaaaatgttttaataaggactgtaaatataaaattcacAAATTCTTTTTAGTGAGAaatattcttttgtttcttaGAATTTtaagctattttattttattttatttttgtttttaatttttgtatctcttttcttcatttgctatccaaaaatttcaaaatttatacgAAAGAGAAGTATTGATCGAAAGGTTTCATGTTAgtattaaattaactatatcTTAACCATTTATTTAGTTCGGAAGGCTCAAAACTTGTTTAACCCCATGTTTTTCTAGCTTttactattttgttttgaagtaaAATTAACATGAAAACTATGTtcggttaaaattttaaaatcaactaaACTTTTTTAGAGTGGatgatgatttttataaaaatagtttaaatatatattagctttcatattaaattaactaatatttaattaaataattaataatataaaaaattataattaatttaattattctattttaaGTATAGTGGTTGTCAACTTGTATGGATcttcattaaattatttatttagtagTTCAATTTACTAAAACATTATATAatgttttgattattgtttctttttacttgtgtattttatgatatttgtgtatttttcaaTGAAAGAATTCATTTCTTAAGTAATAATTTAATTCCtcaaaaaagttaatttataaaagagatttttaatttaagttatgCTATgtacttaataataattttactaacAATACAGCAAAGCAATTTGTTTCCAAACAGTTTAATCATTAATGTGTTTAATCTCACAAGACAATAAACGGAATAGAATActtttagtttagaaaaaaaatgataaattatgttCCATAACACATGATGACcccattttgattattttggcAATTATCTAatgaatttacatttttttttctcaaaacacAAAGAATTCTCATTTGTAATGAGAGGAATAGGCTCACTCGTATGGTCAATgtcataatctaatttttaaccattttcttttaattattttatttattgaaaaaatgatgaaaaaaatgataaaaaataagtaaaaatataataaatgaagaatgaattaaagtTTGAGGCAATATGATTAGAAGTTTTGATTAGAAGTTTTgaggtttaattaaaatttgaattaattgaattaatctaatcaagggtttaattgaagaattgataagttttgagacttaattaaacttagaattaatttaattaatccaattaaggacttaattggagaattgataagttttgagacttaattgagattggtattaatttaattaatgaaatcagggggcttatttgaaaaattatcaaagtatagGGCTGATTCTGGTAAATTTTGCAAGAAATTAACATCCAGGGACTGTCTTGTAAAATTCGCTGAAATGCAAGGGTCCAATTAAAGTTTATCCaagggcttgattacaaaacttTCAAAACATCAAG belongs to Populus nigra chromosome 18, ddPopNigr1.1, whole genome shotgun sequence and includes:
- the LOC133677838 gene encoding UDP-glycosyltransferase 89B2, producing the protein MSSGAHVLLFPFPAQGHLIPLLDLAHHLAIRGLTITILVTPKNLPILNPLLSKNSTINTLVLPFPNYPSIPFGIENLKDLPPNIRPTSMIHALGELYQPLLSWFRSHPSPPVAIISDMFLGWTHRLACQLGVRRFVFSPSGAMALAKMYSLWQEMPNAPKDQNELFSFSKIPSCPNYPWWQISTIYRSYVEGDPVSEFTKEGMQANIASWGLIVNSFNLLEGIYFEHLRKQLGHDRVWAVGPILPEKTIDMTPPERGGSSTVSMHDLKKWLDTCEDHKVVYVCYGTQVLLTKDQMEAVASGLEKSGVHFIWCVKQPSKEHVGEGYSTIPSGFEDRVAGRGLIIRGWAPQVWILSHRAVGAFLTHCGWNSILEGIVAGVPMLACPMGADQFVGATLLVEELKVAKRLCDGANLVSNSAKLARTLMESVSDESRVEKGRAKELRMAALDAIKEDGSSDEHLNAFVKHVVGLGSETDKG